Proteins encoded by one window of Rutidosis leptorrhynchoides isolate AG116_Rl617_1_P2 chromosome 7, CSIRO_AGI_Rlap_v1, whole genome shotgun sequence:
- the LOC139857307 gene encoding uncharacterized protein isoform X1 translates to MMILMAKIYLGRKGGGNLDYLQRILPPQKPPAHVVEEKKIFSIFEAISIGCKQMNLKCRQYVYRLLTMSILTPHNRPVMYVDTWQDSKDHWCIHSNEGNVLYYVHNDSRVGRSCC, encoded by the exons ATGATGATTCTGATGGCTAAAATCTATTTGGG GCGGAAAGGAGGCGGAAACTTGGATTACCTGCAGAGGATCCTTCCGCCCCAAAAACCTCCTGCACATGTTGTGGAGGAAAAGAAG ATCTTTAGCATTTTTGAAGCTATCAGCATTGGATGTAAACAGATGAATCTTAAGTGCCGTCAATATGTCTACAGGTTGTTGACAATGTCAATTCTCACACCCCATAATCGTCCGGTAATGTACGTTGATACATGGCAG GATTCCAAGGACCATTGGTGTATTCATTCCAATGAAGGCAACGTTCTTTATTACGTACATAATGATTCACGGGTGGGCAGGAGTTGTTGCTGA
- the LOC139857307 gene encoding uncharacterized protein isoform X2, with the protein MMILMAKIYLGRKGGGNLDYLQRILPPQKPPAHVVEEKKIFSIFEAISIGCKQMNLKCRQYVYRLLTMSILTPHNRPVMYVDTWQIYFTSYHHTQFHLFSS; encoded by the exons ATGATGATTCTGATGGCTAAAATCTATTTGGG GCGGAAAGGAGGCGGAAACTTGGATTACCTGCAGAGGATCCTTCCGCCCCAAAAACCTCCTGCACATGTTGTGGAGGAAAAGAAG ATCTTTAGCATTTTTGAAGCTATCAGCATTGGATGTAAACAGATGAATCTTAAGTGCCGTCAATATGTCTACAGGTTGTTGACAATGTCAATTCTCACACCCCATAATCGTCCGGTAATGTACGTTGATACATGGCAG ATTTACTTCACGAGTTACCACCACACACAATTCCATTTGTTTAGCTCATAG